The DNA region tatatcatatcatatcccAGACTTGATAATGTTGCTTTAGAGAATTTTCCCCTCACAGGTTTGGTTGTGGATACTAATAGTTTGACCCCAAATTGTCTCCAATCCCATTTCAgtctgatttttcaaagttaatgaCTTTGTGCTGTAGAAAAAAGACAGTTGAATCCCAATCGTGGTGGCTCCTCTATTGGGGGGTGATGGTGGATTGGAGGTCAATGATGGTGACGCCAAAGATGGTTGTGGCGGAGGCGTCGACGGCATGATTATtgggatgaagaagaagaagtataAACATATTGGGCCATTTATTAAAAAACGGAAAAGGAAGGACGGATAAAACAATCACTCAACTTTTTCTTatccaacgtggcaagttaactggccacgTTAGCTAGTTAATTGGCCAAGTCACTTGTCCCGTTAGGTCTATAACTGAAAATGTTAATGggtgactgatttgtcacttttcgataatgttagtgactgttttattattttttaaaagttaagtgACTGAATTAAAATcagagtgactgttttgtcagctgCATCAAAGTTGAATGACTGCTGGTGTAATTTACCTTTTTGTCtttcaataaaaaattgtaatttttcactAATTcgtgattttaaaaattttcaaattaatcttatgattttaacttctttatttaagaaaaatacaTTAGTCGATGTATATAACGAAACCATATTAGTAATTTAAGTCATaagataatattaaaattaatagaaaattaaattaaattataaaaattcagtcttcaaattaaaaatccaaaaaccataatttgatgattttattttaatatcaatttgatgaaaatcttacaattatatataaatataatatgctGACAAATACATGTTTAATAACCAACAGAAGGCCtcgtttataaattttattttatttttggatattTATGTGATGAATTGCAAATGTGGGGGGCATTTTTGGTTATTAAGGAGAAAATTGATTATTAGGCCAGAAAAGATGGTAAGCCTGCGAGGATTTAGCTGATGGGCCGTTGCCTATTAAAATTAGTCTCATATAATTCGTATGCAAACAACTCAAGTTGAAGCTCAAAGAGTACAGAGGAACATTAGCCAACAGCAGCAGTAGTGAAGAATGGGTGTTGATTATTACAAGATTCTTCAGGTCGACCGGAATGCTAATGATGAAGATTTGAAGAAATCGTATCGTAAGCTGGCCATGAAGTGGCATCCCGACAAGAATCCTAAATCCAAGAAAGAAGCTGAAGCCAAATTTAAGCAAATCTCCGAAGCTTACGATGtaattaactttttttcttcCTATTTCTGATCATTTTTAGTAATGGAaagtttttaatcaattataGGTTTTGAGCGATCCCCAAAAGCGTGCGGTTTACGATCAGTACGGGGAAGAAGGGTTAAAAGGCCAGATGCCGCCTCCGGGTGCGGGAGGGTTTCCTGGAGGGGCGGACGGGGGTTCTGGCCCGACGATGTTCCGGTTCAATCCTCGGAACCCCGAAGATATTTTCTCggagtttttcgggttttcgagtCCGTTTGGAGGGATGGGTGATATGGGCGGGTCACGTGCTGGGATGTCGGGGTTCCCCAGGGGCATGTTTAGGGAAGACATATTCGGGTCGTTTAGGGGTGGAGCTGGGGAGGGTTCTACAACTATGCTCTGTAAAGGACCCGCTATTGAACAACCATTACCTTGCAGCTTGGAGGATCTATATAAAGGGACGACCAAGAAAATGAAGATTTCTAGGGATGTTACCGATGCTAGCGggtaatcttttatttttagttaacatacttaatagttttttttttggggggggttaTATTTAATTGGTAATGCTTAGTTATTCACTTTTTCATTCTTTGATTTCTCTTTTTGAATAGGGAGCTTTCGCCTTTCGGCTTGACTCATATGTGGATCTAAATTCAATTCTTATTAGGTTTTGAGCATGACTTGTAAGTAATGTAGAACATCAATAATTGTAGCTTGTGAAAGGTTTGTAGGCATTAGAGAATGAAGAATTAACTGTTTTCAAGCTATGGTCACATGAGCTTAATTAGCAAGGGATGTTATTGTTTACAGATGTTGCCAAGTTTGGCTTTTTGCTTAAAATAAGGTTGCTTCTTATTAGGATGATAGGATTCTTATCATTTAAAATGATTGATTGTTTTCTGTATGATGATAAAGCTGCATGATGATGATGCTTAGTGCTGGCTTGTTATGGTTTTGATTATTTGAGATCTGATGATGATCATCATAACTTCTCATAGCTATTTGATTGTGTACTTTCTCGTTTAAGATCTTAATGCTCGGTACAAGTTTAAGTTAGTCAACATTTGACACAAGAAAGCTTTATTAAGAATGTTTTCTATGGGGAAATGGTGATAACAATGCACCAACTTTAGCAAAATGATTTTGTTTTTCATTCCTTTTCctctttttgttttctgtttCAATCTTTTAAGCTACTTGAAACTTAAGTGCTCCTGGTCAGCTATTCaatttaaatgtgaatttaatggtattatattatgattatttcaTGCTATTTTACTGTTCCCTTCTCAACAAGCTTCGTTTTTACACTTCCTTCAATGTTGATGAAGATTAGATTGATTATGAAGCTTCTTtgtttatatatgtgtttatgatGAACTTTGCAGATTTCTTGATGGTCACTTTAGATTCCATTTTATGTTCTCttgtttatgtttatattttggcTTTATGCTAATACTTTAAACTTGGCTTCAGCCAATGATGACTTATGCATTATAAACATGATGGTGGATTTGTGGTGGTATGTCCCTCGTCCTCGATTAACTTTGCTCTTATGTTTAATGTAACCAGATCATCCACAGTCCGATAGTCTTTTAGGTACACTACTTTGGATTTACTGACCACAACTTTATATATACTTAACTTAGGGTGTGTTTACCATTGCTTTTGGCTGTTCAAAAGTACCTTTTTATGAACAAAGTGATGCTAAATAAAGGGATTTTGTGATCCAAAGCACTTATAGAGTGTGCTTTTGGAACCAACTAAAGATGCTGGCTGCTAGatgcttttcaaaagcatttttcaACTGCAAGAGGAATGCTAAACTAGCTCTTAATCATGTGAATTTACTTTAAGTCTTGGAAGTTTGCATGCTTCTACTACTGAGTGTTCGTTTGCTTAACACCATGAGACCTCTCAAGTTAGTTAACAAAGGGTTGGGTGAAGGTCCTAATTATAACCATATGTATGCAGTGTGGCCAAAAAGAAATCTTATATTTGTAGTTTTAGGGAATTGTTTGATATTGTACATTAATGTTAATACAATGATCTTTATGTTTCCATTACAGGAGACCTAGTACGGAGGAGGAAATTCTTACTATTCAGATTAAGCCAGGATGGAAAAAAGGTACAAAAATAACATTTCCAGAAAAGGGAAACGAGCAACGAGGTGTTATTCCTTCTGATCTTGTCTTCATCATCGATGAGAAACCTCACAGTGTGTTCAAGAGGGATGGCAATGATCTTATGTTAACTCAGAAGATATCTCTAGTGGAAGCTCTAACTGGTTATACAGCACAGCTGACAACGCTGGATGGACGGACCCTCACAGTCCCTATTAACAACATCATCAATCCAACCTATGAAGAAGTTGTTAAAGGTGAAGGAATGCCCATTCCCAAGGAGCCTTCAAAGAAAggaaatttaagaattaaattcAACGTCAAGTTCCCTACCAAGCTTACAACTGAACAGAAAACTGGTCTGAAGCGGTTAATATC from Gossypium hirsutum isolate 1008001.06 chromosome A04, Gossypium_hirsutum_v2.1, whole genome shotgun sequence includes:
- the LOC107948588 gene encoding dnaJ homolog subfamily B member 13, with amino-acid sequence MGVDYYKILQVDRNANDEDLKKSYRKLAMKWHPDKNPKSKKEAEAKFKQISEAYDVLSDPQKRAVYDQYGEEGLKGQMPPPGAGGFPGGADGGSGPTMFRFNPRNPEDIFSEFFGFSSPFGGMGDMGGSRAGMSGFPRGMFREDIFGSFRGGAGEGSTTMLCKGPAIEQPLPCSLEDLYKGTTKKMKISRDVTDASGRPSTEEEILTIQIKPGWKKGTKITFPEKGNEQRGVIPSDLVFIIDEKPHSVFKRDGNDLMLTQKISLVEALTGYTAQLTTLDGRTLTVPINNIINPTYEEVVKGEGMPIPKEPSKKGNLRIKFNVKFPTKLTTEQKTGLKRLISSP